In Phragmites australis chromosome 17, lpPhrAust1.1, whole genome shotgun sequence, the following are encoded in one genomic region:
- the LOC133897944 gene encoding probable calcium-binding protein CML21, which translates to MEMASSSAPSTSYYNISLAQAVLTLSINAILVWLSAVIKSSAARRSTTAPSTATPPSPPPARTATAAVVDMDVVLGVMGADALSVGFEEAAALFEEEEASVEEAQAAFGVFDRDGDGFIDAGELGSVLRSLGFDAGVAAAECERMIDAYDEDKDGRINFHEFLKLMERSQ; encoded by the coding sequence ATGGAGATGGCTTCTTCGTCCGCGCCGAGCACGTCCTACTACAACATCTCCCTGGCGCAGGCGGTGCTGACGCTCTCCATCAACGCCATCCTCGTCTGGCTCTCCGCCGTCATCAAGTCCTCCGCGGCCCGCCGCTCCACGACCGCCCCCAGCACCGCCACACCTCCAtctccgccgccggcgaggaCCGCCACCGCGGCCGTCGTCGACATGGACGTGGTGCTCGGGGTGATGGGCGCCGACGCGTTGTCGGTGGGgttcgaggaggcggcggcgctgttcgaggaggaggaggcgagcgtGGAGGAGGCCCAGGCAGCGTTCGGAGTGTTCGACCGCGACGGCGACGGGTTCATCGACGCCGGGGAGCTCGGGAGCGTGCTCAGGTCGCTCGGGTTCGACGCCGGCGTCGCCGCCGCGGAGTGCGAGCGCATGATCGACGCCTACGACGAGGACAAGGACGGCAGGATCAACTTCCACGAGTTCCTCAAGCTCATGGAGAGGAGCCAGTGA